Proteins from one Bufo gargarizans isolate SCDJY-AF-19 chromosome 8, ASM1485885v1, whole genome shotgun sequence genomic window:
- the HMOX2 gene encoding heme oxygenase 2 isoform X1 → MRPPMQMDVSSFPSPYVMSTLDIHSGRHPAFPDGRSVNVLSYPLSPHCLHTAHRHVVLSHATASHFLFSDPLSLLSHVKKKKKALTAAELGEKHGSDRQLRGQRYIYGSPCTQLQTTGCPDSALITSHRRREAMSATPGESDLYGATPREEENQPLRPTDLSELLKEGTKESHEKAENTKFVKDFLKGRIKRELFKLATGALYYTYSALEEELDRNKENPAITALYFPQELHRAEALKKDVAYFYGEDWEDTIQCSEATQAYVDRIHHLGRHKPELLVAHAYTRYMGDLSGGQVLKKVAQRALHLPGTGEGIQFYLFDNVTNAQQFKQLYRARLNTLELSDEAKKSIVEEANKAFQFNMNVFEELDKIGATIPDEPQEDGLPVHDGKGDLRKCPYYAAKGAVASGCPLHAVVALTSRPEVKAVLAAFAAAIAAAIAWYLM, encoded by the exons ATGCGTCCCCCCATGCAGATGGACGTGTCCTCGTTCCCTTCGCCATATGTTATGTCCACACTTGACATCCACAGTggccgtcacccagctttcccggacgGCCGATCAGTAAATGTGCTGAGTTATCCGCTGAGCCCTCACTGCCTGCACACAGCGCACCGCCACGTTGTGCTGAGTCACGCCACCGCCAGTCACTTCCTGTTTTCGGATCCTCTCAGTCTGCTGAGTcacgttaagaaaaaaaaaaaagccctgacTGCAGCAGAGCTGGGCGAGAAACACGGAAGTGATCGGCAGCTGCGGGGCCAGCGCTATATATACGGGTCACCCTGCACCCAGCTACAGACCACAGGCTGCCCA GACTCAGCACTTATCACCTCGCACAGAAGACGAGAAGCCATGTCCGCCACACCGGGAGAGAGCGACCTGTACGGAGCCACGCCCAGAGAGGAGGAAAATCAGCCCCTGAG GCCGACAGATCTGTCCGAGCTCCTCAAGGAAGGAACTAAGGAATCTCACGAGAAGGCGGAAAATACCAAGTTTGTGAAGGATTTTCTGAAGGGTCGAATCAAGCGAGAATTATTCAAG CTGGCCACCGGCGCCCTGTACTACACGTATTCTGCGCTGGAGGAGGAGCTCGATCGGAACAAGGAGAACCCGGCCATCACTGCCCTGTATTTCCCTCAGGAGCTGCACAGGGCGGAGGCTCTGAAGAAAGATGTCGCCTACTTCTATGGAGAAGATTGGGAGGACACTATACAGTGCTCCGAGGCCACTCAGGCTTACGTGGACCGGATCCACCACTTGGGTCGTCACAAGCCAGAGCTGCTGGTGGCTCACGCTTACACCAGGTACATGGGGGATCTGTCAGGTGGACAAGTCCTGAAGAAGGTGGCCCAGAGAGCCCTGCATCTACCCGGCACCGGGGAAGGAATCCAATTCTACCTGTTTGATAATGTCACAAACGCCCAGCAGTTCAAGCAGCTCTACAGGGCCCGACTCAACACCCTGGAACTGAGCGATGAGGCCAAGAAGAGCATTGTGGAGGAAGCAAACAAAGCCTTCCAGTTTAATATGAAC GTTTTTGAGGAGTTGGATAAAATCGGAGCCACCATCCCGGATGAACCACAAGAAGACGGTCTTCCGGTGCACGACGGGAAGGGAGATCTTCGGAAATGCCCGTACTATGCTGCTAAAG GTGCCGTCGCCTCAGGTTGTCCACTCCACGCTGTCGTGGCTCTTACCAGTCGTCCTGAAGTAAAAGCGGTGCTAGCTGCCTTTGCCGCCGCCATTGCTGCCGCCATCGCTTGGTACCTCATGTGA
- the HMOX2 gene encoding heme oxygenase 2 isoform X2 has product MSATPGESDLYGATPREEENQPLRPTDLSELLKEGTKESHEKAENTKFVKDFLKGRIKRELFKLATGALYYTYSALEEELDRNKENPAITALYFPQELHRAEALKKDVAYFYGEDWEDTIQCSEATQAYVDRIHHLGRHKPELLVAHAYTRYMGDLSGGQVLKKVAQRALHLPGTGEGIQFYLFDNVTNAQQFKQLYRARLNTLELSDEAKKSIVEEANKAFQFNMNVFEELDKIGATIPDEPQEDGLPVHDGKGDLRKCPYYAAKGAVASGCPLHAVVALTSRPEVKAVLAAFAAAIAAAIAWYLM; this is encoded by the exons ATGTCCGCCACACCGGGAGAGAGCGACCTGTACGGAGCCACGCCCAGAGAGGAGGAAAATCAGCCCCTGAG GCCGACAGATCTGTCCGAGCTCCTCAAGGAAGGAACTAAGGAATCTCACGAGAAGGCGGAAAATACCAAGTTTGTGAAGGATTTTCTGAAGGGTCGAATCAAGCGAGAATTATTCAAG CTGGCCACCGGCGCCCTGTACTACACGTATTCTGCGCTGGAGGAGGAGCTCGATCGGAACAAGGAGAACCCGGCCATCACTGCCCTGTATTTCCCTCAGGAGCTGCACAGGGCGGAGGCTCTGAAGAAAGATGTCGCCTACTTCTATGGAGAAGATTGGGAGGACACTATACAGTGCTCCGAGGCCACTCAGGCTTACGTGGACCGGATCCACCACTTGGGTCGTCACAAGCCAGAGCTGCTGGTGGCTCACGCTTACACCAGGTACATGGGGGATCTGTCAGGTGGACAAGTCCTGAAGAAGGTGGCCCAGAGAGCCCTGCATCTACCCGGCACCGGGGAAGGAATCCAATTCTACCTGTTTGATAATGTCACAAACGCCCAGCAGTTCAAGCAGCTCTACAGGGCCCGACTCAACACCCTGGAACTGAGCGATGAGGCCAAGAAGAGCATTGTGGAGGAAGCAAACAAAGCCTTCCAGTTTAATATGAAC GTTTTTGAGGAGTTGGATAAAATCGGAGCCACCATCCCGGATGAACCACAAGAAGACGGTCTTCCGGTGCACGACGGGAAGGGAGATCTTCGGAAATGCCCGTACTATGCTGCTAAAG GTGCCGTCGCCTCAGGTTGTCCACTCCACGCTGTCGTGGCTCTTACCAGTCGTCCTGAAGTAAAAGCGGTGCTAGCTGCCTTTGCCGCCGCCATTGCTGCCGCCATCGCTTGGTACCTCATGTGA
- the CDKL4 gene encoding cyclin-dependent kinase-like 4, producing MEKYEKLAKIGEGSYGVVFKCRNKETGQVVAIKKFVESEDDPVIKKIALREIRMLKQLKHSNLVNLLEVFRRKRKLHLVFEYCDHTVLNELERHPNGVPEAMTKNIVQQILQAVNFCHKNSCIHRDVKPENILLTKQGVIKLCDFGFARILTRPGDDYTDYVATRWYRAPELLVGDTQYGAAVDVWAIGCVFAELLSGQPVWPGKSDMDQLYLIIRTLGKLIPRHQYIFHSNQFFNGASIPEPDPDDVETLEEKFPNIQAMAMTFMKVCLRMNPDDRLTCEQLLESAYLNPTREEPEKKKGKGRRRQTQLLPQISGNGVSPAPEGKNKPRPQKFDHFPNI from the exons ATGGAGAAGTATGAGAAGTTGGCCAAGATCGGTGAAGGCTCATATGGGGTCGTCTTCAAGTGTCGGAATAAGGAGACGGGACAGGTGGTGGCCATCAAGAAGTTTGTGGAGTCTGAGGACGACCCTGTCATTAAAAAGATTGCGCTAAGAGAGATACGGATGTTAAAG CAACTGAAGCACAGTAACCTGGTGAACCTGCTGGAGGTTTTCCGCAGGAAGAGGAAGCTGCACCTGGTCTTCGAATATTGCGACCACACCGTCCTCAACGAGCTGGAGAGGCACCCCAATGG AGTCCCTGAGGCGATGACAAAAAACATTGTGCAGCAGATCCTGCAGGCGGTGAACTTCTGCCACAAGAACAGT TGCATTCACCGAGACGTAAAGCCCGAGAACATTCTGCTCACCAAACAAGGGGTCATAAAACTCTGCGATTTCGGCTTTGCTCGAATATTAA CTCGGCCTGGTGACGATTACACAGATTACGTAGCCACTCGTTGGTATCGGGCCCCGGAGCTGCTGGTCGGGGACACGCAGTATGGAGCAGCAGTGGATGTGTGGGCCATAGGTTGCGTCTTCGCTGAGCTGCTGTCCGGACAGCCTGTGTGGCCTGGAAAATCAGACATGGACCAACTGTACCTCATCATCAGAACCCTGG gaaaacTGATCCCGAGACACCAGTACATCTTCCACAGTAACCAGTTTTTTAATGGTGCAAGTATCCCAGAACCTGACCCCGATGATGTG GAAACTCTGGAAGAGAAATTCCCAAATATTCAGGCCATGGCAATGACGTTCATGAAG gtctgTCTACGCATGAATCCTGATGATCGTCTCACCTGTGAGCAGCTCCTCGAAAGTGCTTATCTAAACCCCACCCGCGAGGAGCCGGAGAAGAAGAAAGGCAAAGGAAGGCGGAGACAG